In Desulfonatronum thioautotrophicum, a genomic segment contains:
- a CDS encoding dihydroorotate dehydrogenase, with product MNLAVEMAGLRLKNPVLTASGTFGYGVEFAAYGDLTALGGIVVKGLSWEPRKGNPMPRVAETPCGMLNAIGLQNIGVHRFVEEKLPLLPWAEVPVIANLYACDVTDFARLGEYLAEQEGVAALEVNISCPNVQAGGILFGQDPEQAARVTRAVKDRAGTKPVIVKLSPNVTDITTVAKAAADGGADILALINTLSGMAVDVRSRRPRLANVIGGLSGPAIKPVGLRCVYQVSRAVDLPIIGLGGIASAEDVLEYILVGAWAVQIGTANFLRPDMAFRIAADLPGLLDELGVTSWGEFRGALRA from the coding sequence ATGAACCTCGCGGTGGAAATGGCCGGGCTGCGATTGAAGAATCCGGTGCTGACAGCATCCGGCACCTTCGGGTATGGCGTGGAATTCGCGGCTTACGGCGACCTGACGGCACTGGGGGGGATCGTGGTCAAGGGGTTGTCCTGGGAGCCCCGCAAAGGCAATCCCATGCCCCGGGTCGCGGAAACGCCCTGCGGCATGCTCAACGCCATCGGTCTGCAGAATATCGGCGTGCATCGTTTTGTTGAGGAAAAGCTGCCGTTACTGCCGTGGGCCGAGGTGCCGGTGATCGCCAATCTCTACGCCTGTGACGTCACGGATTTCGCCAGACTTGGGGAATATTTGGCGGAACAGGAAGGGGTCGCGGCCCTGGAGGTGAATATCTCCTGCCCCAATGTCCAGGCCGGCGGGATACTTTTTGGTCAGGATCCGGAACAAGCAGCCCGGGTAACCCGGGCAGTCAAGGACCGGGCCGGGACCAAACCGGTGATCGTCAAGCTCTCGCCCAACGTCACGGACATTACGACTGTTGCCAAAGCCGCGGCGGACGGGGGGGCGGATATTCTGGCCCTGATCAACACCCTGTCCGGCATGGCCGTGGACGTGCGCAGCCGACGCCCCCGGCTGGCCAATGTTATCGGCGGACTGTCCGGGCCGGCGATCAAGCCCGTAGGCCTACGCTGCGTCTATCAGGTCAGCAGGGCCGTGGACCTGCCGATCATCGGTTTGGGAGGCATCGCCTCGGCCGAGGATGTCCTGGAGTACATTCTGGTAGGAGCCTGGGCCGTGCAGATCGGCACGGCAAATTTCCTGCGCCCGGACATGGCCTTCCGGATTGCGGCCGATCTGCCAGGCTTGCTGGATGAGCTGGGCGTGACGTCCTGGGGGGAGTTTCGGGGCGCGTTGCGAGCGTGA
- a CDS encoding dihydroorotase — protein sequence MPGPDLIVRNVRWQDELVSLWISQGVVQRLASPDEPSADGEQLHGEGMLLLPGLIDAHVHLREPGFEYKEDIASGLEAAARGGFSTVLAMANTKPVNDTAAVTALMRDRATRAHPYGPRLHPVGALTKGLAGQELAPLVELAEAGCVAFSNDGMPVANPDLFRRAMEYASDMGLVVIDHCEDPFLAEGTSMNEGRVSGLLGLKGQPVVAESMQVARDILLAEYLGLPIHLAHISCRQSVELIRWAKDRGVQVTAETCPHYLLWTEELLRGYNTLAKVNPPLRTNEDVLALRQAVREGVIDMLATDHAPHAAHEKEVPMDEAPNGISGLDTALSLSWSLVREGVLSLQDLITRWTVGPATRFSLPVNRFLPGDPADFILFNPDLEWTVTPESLHSKGKNTPCLGQTLPGRVVTHGIAGKVLFHNASAA from the coding sequence ATGCCCGGACCGGATCTCATCGTGCGCAACGTGCGCTGGCAGGACGAGTTGGTCAGCCTGTGGATCAGTCAGGGCGTCGTGCAGCGCCTGGCCTCCCCGGACGAACCATCAGCAGATGGCGAACAGTTGCATGGCGAGGGGATGCTGCTTTTGCCCGGGCTGATCGACGCCCACGTTCATCTGCGCGAGCCCGGTTTCGAATACAAGGAAGATATTGCCTCCGGTCTGGAGGCCGCGGCCCGAGGTGGTTTTTCCACTGTACTGGCCATGGCCAACACCAAGCCGGTGAACGATACCGCGGCGGTAACCGCCTTGATGCGGGACCGGGCCACCCGTGCTCATCCGTACGGTCCTCGTCTGCATCCCGTCGGTGCGCTGACCAAGGGCTTGGCCGGACAGGAACTGGCCCCCCTGGTGGAATTGGCGGAAGCAGGCTGTGTGGCCTTTTCCAATGACGGCATGCCGGTGGCCAATCCGGATCTGTTTCGCCGGGCCATGGAATACGCCTCCGACATGGGGCTGGTGGTGATCGACCACTGCGAAGATCCTTTCCTTGCCGAGGGAACAAGCATGAACGAGGGCCGGGTCAGTGGACTGCTGGGCTTGAAGGGTCAGCCGGTGGTGGCCGAAAGCATGCAGGTGGCCCGGGATATTCTTTTGGCTGAATACCTGGGCCTGCCGATTCACCTGGCGCACATAAGCTGCCGACAATCCGTAGAGCTGATCCGCTGGGCCAAGGACCGCGGCGTCCAGGTCACCGCGGAAACCTGTCCGCATTACCTGCTCTGGACCGAAGAACTCCTGCGGGGCTACAACACCCTGGCCAAGGTCAACCCCCCTCTGCGCACCAATGAGGATGTGCTGGCCTTGCGCCAGGCCGTCCGGGAGGGGGTGATCGACATGCTGGCCACGGACCATGCGCCGCATGCGGCGCATGAAAAAGAGGTGCCCATGGATGAAGCTCCCAACGGAATCAGTGGGTTGGACACGGCCCTTTCCCTGAGTTGGAGCCTGGTTCGCGAGGGTGTTCTTTCCCTGCAGGATCTGATCACACGGTGGACCGTCGGCCCGGCGACACGCTTTTCCCTGCCGGTGAACCGCTTTTTGCCCGGAGACCCCGCGGACTTCATTCTCTTTAATCCGGATCTGGAGTGGACGGTCACGCCCGAGTCGCTGCATTCCAAGGGCAAGAATACGCCGTGTCTCGGCCAGACGTTGCCGGGGCGAGTGGTGACCCACGGGATTGCCGGAAAGGTCCTTTTTCATAACGCCTCCGCGGCGTAA
- a CDS encoding deoxyribonuclease IV, whose product MPFLGAHMPAAGGLHLVFERIALVNGQALQLFTRNQRQWAAPEITDAEASAFAAAWKAWELPHVFAHGAYLINPASPETALWNRSRDSLAREFLRCAKLNIRWVVLHPGAHKGQGADSGITRAAACLDAAFEQAGPAARDVGVLLENTAGSGTALGADPEDLGRIIAASRFPNRLGVCWDSCHGFAAGHDPRTQAEWDRAIARLDDSVGLDRLRLIHLNDSKTTLGSRVDRHEHIGQGQIGLPGFTTILHDPRLAHLPMILETPKEKDLKEDIRNLNVLRGLL is encoded by the coding sequence ATGCCCTTTCTCGGTGCCCACATGCCCGCCGCCGGAGGACTTCACCTGGTCTTCGAGCGCATCGCCCTGGTTAACGGCCAGGCCCTGCAACTCTTTACCCGCAATCAGCGGCAATGGGCCGCGCCGGAAATAACGGACGCGGAAGCCTCCGCCTTTGCCGCTGCCTGGAAGGCCTGGGAGTTGCCGCACGTCTTTGCCCACGGAGCCTATCTGATCAACCCGGCCTCACCGGAAACAGCTCTCTGGAACAGGTCCCGAGACTCCCTGGCCCGTGAATTCCTGCGCTGCGCCAAGTTGAATATTCGCTGGGTGGTCCTGCATCCCGGCGCGCACAAAGGACAGGGAGCAGACAGCGGCATCACCCGCGCCGCCGCCTGCCTGGACGCGGCCTTTGAGCAGGCCGGCCCCGCGGCGAGGGATGTCGGCGTCCTGCTGGAAAATACCGCCGGGTCGGGCACGGCCCTGGGCGCGGATCCCGAAGACCTGGGCCGGATCATCGCCGCGTCAAGATTCCCGAACCGCCTGGGCGTGTGCTGGGACAGCTGCCACGGCTTCGCCGCGGGCCATGATCCCCGGACCCAGGCCGAATGGGACCGGGCCATTGCCCGCCTGGACGACTCCGTGGGCCTGGACCGGCTGCGCCTGATCCACCTCAACGACAGCAAAACCACCCTGGGCAGCCGCGTGGACCGGCACGAACACATCGGCCAAGGCCAAATCGGCCTGCCCGGCTTCACCACCATCCTCCACGACCCCCGCCTGGCGCATTTGCCCATGATCCTGGAAACGCCCAAGGAAAAAGACCTCAAAGAGGACATCCGCAACCTGAACGTGCTGCGCGGTTTGCTTTAA
- the rhuM gene encoding virulence protein RhuM/Fic/DOC family protein, protein MNEIIIYDDPDITKPVQVTLEGETVWLTQEQMAMLFGRERSVIAKHLRNIFKEGELIQEATCAKFAQVQTEGRRRVQRDIDHYNLDAIISVGYRVNSKRGVRFRQWATSVLRQHLLQGYTLDQRRLAERGLDEARAALDLLSRTLEANALVSDTGRAVLELVRVYARTWRLLLQYDEDSLRLPDVSRPSRGILDIDQANSAIEGLKADLLARGEATDLFGLERGHGLAAILGAIEQTMFGEPLYPSREIKAAHLLYFVIKDHPFSDGNKRIGSFLFLLYLHQEGMASRIGDAALTALALLVAESLPANKDLLIRLIVNLLLET, encoded by the coding sequence ATGAACGAAATCATCATCTACGATGATCCGGACATCACCAAGCCTGTCCAGGTGACCCTGGAAGGGGAAACGGTTTGGCTGACCCAAGAGCAAATGGCGATGCTTTTTGGACGGGAACGGTCGGTTATTGCCAAGCATTTGCGTAATATCTTCAAGGAAGGCGAGCTGATTCAGGAGGCAACCTGTGCAAAATTTGCACAGGTTCAAACCGAAGGGCGACGAAGGGTTCAACGTGATATCGACCACTACAACCTGGACGCCATCATTTCCGTCGGCTACCGGGTCAACAGCAAGCGCGGCGTCCGTTTCCGCCAATGGGCCACCTCGGTTCTGCGCCAGCATCTGCTGCAAGGATATACGTTGGACCAGCGCCGTCTGGCCGAACGCGGGCTGGACGAGGCGCGGGCCGCTTTGGATCTGCTCTCCCGCACCCTTGAAGCCAATGCCCTGGTCAGCGATACAGGACGGGCCGTGCTGGAGCTTGTCAGGGTGTATGCCAGAACCTGGCGGTTGTTGCTGCAATATGACGAGGACAGCCTGCGTTTGCCTGATGTATCCCGACCGAGCAGGGGGATTCTAGACATCGACCAGGCCAATTCCGCCATTGAGGGACTGAAAGCCGATCTCCTGGCCCGCGGCGAGGCCACGGACCTGTTCGGGCTGGAACGAGGCCACGGCCTGGCCGCGATTCTGGGGGCCATCGAGCAGACCATGTTCGGCGAGCCCCTGTATCCGAGCCGGGAAATCAAGGCCGCCCATCTGCTGTACTTCGTGATCAAGGACCACCCGTTCTCCGACGGCAACAAGCGCATCGGCTCCTTTCTCTTCCTGCTCTACCTGCACCAGGAAGGCATGGCCTCGCGAATCGGCGACGCGGCCCTGACCGCTCTGGCCCTGCTGGTGGCCGAAAGCCTGCCCGCGAACAAGGATCTACTGATCCGTCTGATCGTCAACCTGCTTCTGGAAACCTGA
- a CDS encoding efflux RND transporter periplasmic adaptor subunit gives MPRILPRPLLVLPAVLLLLLLGITWLLFQDTSSGPSRPAVHGNLLPPESKTIVALQTSVPAWIELVGEVRPRGEIAVSTQVQAKVSRVLVRTGDRVESGTPLLQLDDREFQARLAQSRHDLDALDAALLRAHNIQERTQAEFDLAQAEFSRINALHAQGAAAASELDQARAGLLAARAEHGQAEQSIQELRAGRMGLRQRIEELSVALGHTVVRASESGIIARRDVEPGNVAHPGQTLLLLHSLEPRLEVHVPERYLDRIAVGQTLEARVDALDSMFLARVDELEPAGRPGSRSFLAKLEVAPELLRDTSALRSGMFVRVRLSLPSEQYVLIPEDAVLRVGQLAMVAVVREEATYALRHVRLGRTFDYQVEVLSGLQGGERLWLHPTPTQ, from the coding sequence ATGCCGCGCATTCTCCCTCGCCCGCTTCTGGTTCTGCCCGCCGTGCTCCTGCTCCTCCTGCTGGGGATCACATGGCTTTTGTTCCAGGACACCTCGTCCGGCCCCTCCCGCCCCGCTGTCCACGGCAACCTCCTGCCGCCGGAATCGAAAACCATCGTTGCCTTGCAGACCAGCGTGCCGGCCTGGATCGAGCTTGTGGGCGAGGTTCGCCCTCGGGGTGAAATCGCGGTGAGCACCCAGGTCCAGGCCAAGGTAAGCCGAGTCCTGGTGCGCACCGGAGATCGCGTCGAGAGCGGAACGCCCCTGTTGCAACTTGACGACCGGGAATTTCAGGCCCGTCTGGCCCAGAGCCGCCACGACCTGGACGCCCTGGATGCAGCCTTGCTTCGGGCGCACAACATCCAGGAACGCACCCAGGCCGAGTTCGACCTGGCCCAGGCCGAGTTTTCCCGCATCAATGCCCTGCATGCCCAGGGCGCGGCCGCGGCCAGTGAGTTGGACCAGGCCCGGGCCGGGTTGCTGGCGGCCCGGGCCGAGCACGGTCAGGCGGAACAGAGCATCCAGGAACTGCGGGCCGGACGGATGGGTCTGAGGCAGCGGATCGAGGAACTCAGCGTGGCCCTGGGCCATACCGTTGTCAGGGCTTCGGAGAGCGGCATCATCGCCCGCCGGGACGTTGAACCGGGAAACGTGGCGCACCCCGGCCAAACGCTGCTTCTCCTGCACAGTCTGGAGCCCCGCCTGGAAGTGCATGTGCCGGAGCGCTATCTTGATCGGATCGCCGTGGGCCAAACTCTTGAGGCCCGGGTGGACGCCCTGGACAGCATGTTTTTGGCCAGGGTGGACGAACTGGAGCCGGCCGGCAGGCCGGGCTCACGTTCCTTCCTGGCCAAGCTGGAGGTGGCCCCGGAACTGTTGCGGGATACTTCGGCCCTTCGGTCGGGCATGTTCGTCCGGGTGCGCCTGTCCTTGCCCTCTGAGCAATACGTGCTCATACCCGAGGACGCCGTGCTCCGCGTGGGACAATTGGCCATGGTTGCCGTGGTTCGGGAGGAGGCGACCTATGCCTTGCGCCACGTGCGCCTGGGCCGGACCTTTGACTATCAGGTGGAAGTCCTCTCCGGGCTTCAGGGCGGTGAGCGCCTCTGGCTGCACCCGACTCCCACGCAATGA
- a CDS encoding DUF493 family protein produces the protein MKDFQQFRKLLDEQCQWPSVYTFKFIVPKAQKEELLAIFSSCSEVSVRESSQGKYLSVTANMVMCSSDGIVAVYEAVAGIKGIIAL, from the coding sequence ATGAAGGATTTTCAACAGTTCCGGAAATTGCTGGACGAGCAGTGCCAGTGGCCCTCGGTGTATACCTTTAAATTCATCGTGCCCAAGGCCCAGAAGGAGGAACTGTTGGCAATTTTCAGCTCCTGCTCGGAGGTTTCGGTGCGGGAATCAAGCCAGGGCAAGTATCTGAGCGTCACGGCGAACATGGTCATGTGCTCCAGTGACGGGATCGTTGCGGTGTATGAGGCCGTAGCCGGTATCAAGGGCATTATTGCGCTGTAA
- a CDS encoding Sfum_1244 family protein, whose amino-acid sequence MTTQALQEQVQRNCAISDANFSGAFSLCGLLLRMRELYKWETGLAPWEEPEHGLILEWVEQREELWQELEGQECETLHLDGDELDPFELDQINDRLSSRNLLYGAGYVLGMKPSFLLAEPVEFQVIAGLRVYTVERELCRDIFATPVMRQGQRIIARRQAMATLLWDVVQEQRPSVRPALDFALSGYGLDTQGLLGRPGERGQAYLHMVAEELRLWVHHEIGEAVEDAFPGDVWHQMVANTCQTLAEVFIRAVKDLLADTHPQGLLSRMAEEDRKPSLGLYLAMMRPLSKMLFPGIFTVFPDFVRNGSWVGVDQARRQAYASGRELAAQLVAIHQTADPFDHPRTVERIIQEVIRPLGIVDGLENEAE is encoded by the coding sequence ATGACAACGCAAGCCCTGCAGGAGCAGGTGCAACGCAATTGTGCCATATCCGACGCCAATTTCAGCGGCGCTTTTTCTTTGTGTGGACTGCTGCTCCGGATGCGGGAGCTGTATAAATGGGAAACCGGGCTGGCTCCCTGGGAGGAACCGGAACACGGGCTGATTCTGGAATGGGTCGAGCAGCGGGAAGAGCTGTGGCAGGAATTGGAGGGACAAGAGTGCGAAACCTTGCACCTGGACGGAGACGAGCTGGACCCCTTTGAGCTGGATCAGATCAACGACCGGCTGTCATCCCGGAATCTGCTGTACGGGGCAGGTTACGTGCTGGGCATGAAGCCCAGTTTTCTTCTGGCCGAACCGGTGGAGTTCCAGGTGATCGCGGGGTTGCGGGTGTACACGGTGGAGCGGGAGTTGTGCCGGGATATTTTCGCCACGCCGGTGATGCGTCAGGGACAGCGGATCATCGCCCGACGTCAGGCCATGGCTACGCTGCTGTGGGACGTCGTGCAGGAGCAACGGCCCTCGGTGCGCCCGGCTCTGGATTTCGCCCTGTCGGGGTATGGCCTGGATACGCAGGGTTTGCTGGGGAGGCCGGGGGAGCGCGGGCAGGCGTATCTGCACATGGTGGCCGAGGAATTGCGACTGTGGGTGCATCACGAAATCGGCGAGGCCGTGGAGGACGCCTTTCCCGGAGACGTCTGGCACCAGATGGTGGCCAACACCTGCCAGACCCTGGCCGAGGTGTTCATCCGGGCGGTCAAGGACCTGCTGGCCGACACCCATCCCCAAGGTCTGTTGAGCCGGATGGCCGAGGAGGATCGCAAACCGTCTCTGGGGTTGTACCTGGCCATGATGCGCCCCCTTTCCAAGATGCTCTTTCCGGGAATCTTTACCGTTTTCCCGGATTTCGTGCGCAACGGCAGCTGGGTCGGCGTGGACCAGGCGCGCCGCCAGGCCTATGCCTCTGGCCGGGAACTCGCGGCGCAACTGGTGGCCATCCATCAAACCGCGGACCCGTTTGACCACCCCCGAACCGTGGAGCGGATCATTCAAGAAGTGATTCGGCCTCTGGGGATTGTCGACGGCTTGGAAAACGAGGCGGAGTGA
- a CDS encoding PEP/pyruvate-binding domain-containing protein has product MFRFLDQQFAKNNISMRSEPEESVLQRKYLFFKNLLHHNNQALQLINALENLLYDTRPFTFDEVLDQCEELVGVVYELAEDLNAISGGKYPQLFGAAEKIGIHILRGLTRQRKLEKTCLVLPLVRLSHENAGQVGAKAANLGEIFNRVGLPTPKGFAVSAYACHDFFRSAGLYKAIQSEMKGVDIQDTAQLTQACSAVQKRIIAAPLPDDLECRIFYEAKELFREFGSRTRLAVRSSATGEDSESSFAGQHSTVLNVTQDTILDTYKEVVASLFNPRAVFYRRSIGYRDQDVVMCVLCLNMIDARTSGVLYTQDPNEPENRKLIISAAWGLGVSVVDGSMPTDLWRITPGEAKTEYSGVRKARRIAMNPEGGIHDVAVEEHLQDQPCLNGDEVRALANYGWTLEKHYKRPLDIEWAMDQSGKLFILQARPLNLMLPAQATQACTEEATTAMEGHDILLCGGATASSGTACGQAIVLKSEHDLAAVPEGAILIAPQTSPSYVPLMGKIRGIITDVGSVTGHMASVAREFGIPTLVGTEIATSIIPHGEEITLDASRRTVYAGRVMNLIQAKPRTNLMKGSPLFRLVKETLQKVVPLNLIDPKHDDFCPKGCLTLHDVVRFTHEKAMAEMFRINEDIQEGIHLAVKLKTSLPLNTYILDLDRGFKNFPVSGIVELEQIASRPFLALFRGMEHPGVQWKGPVREYPSCFAMDLPEPTPDDPNQESTSGGPNYAFISDDYLHYNARLGYHFVTIDTYCGQQVNDNYITFSFKGGAADVSRRTRRALMIAAILKRLGLRVEQTGDFVHGEIKKYDHPRMEEKLDFIGRLMGSVHLLDMVLTDDAQIPWYVEQFFKGNYSFKP; this is encoded by the coding sequence ATGTTTCGCTTTCTCGATCAACAGTTCGCCAAAAACAATATCTCCATGCGCAGCGAACCGGAGGAGTCGGTGCTTCAGCGCAAATACCTGTTTTTCAAAAACCTGCTTCACCACAATAACCAAGCTTTGCAGTTGATCAACGCCCTTGAAAACCTGCTTTACGACACCCGCCCCTTCACTTTCGACGAAGTCCTCGACCAGTGCGAGGAACTGGTGGGAGTGGTTTACGAACTGGCCGAAGACCTCAATGCCATCTCCGGAGGTAAATATCCGCAACTTTTTGGAGCAGCTGAAAAAATCGGCATCCACATTTTGCGCGGCCTGACCAGGCAGCGCAAATTGGAGAAAACATGCCTCGTGTTGCCGCTGGTCCGACTGAGCCACGAAAATGCCGGCCAAGTGGGTGCCAAAGCAGCCAATTTGGGAGAAATTTTCAATCGCGTTGGACTGCCCACCCCCAAAGGCTTTGCTGTTTCCGCCTATGCTTGTCACGATTTTTTCCGCTCCGCGGGTCTGTACAAGGCCATCCAGAGCGAAATGAAAGGCGTGGACATCCAGGACACCGCGCAGCTCACCCAGGCCTGCTCCGCCGTCCAAAAACGAATTATTGCCGCCCCTCTGCCCGATGATTTGGAATGCCGTATCTTCTATGAGGCCAAGGAGCTGTTTCGGGAGTTTGGGTCACGAACCCGACTTGCCGTTCGGAGCAGCGCCACGGGAGAAGATTCGGAATCCTCCTTCGCTGGTCAGCACTCCACGGTGCTCAACGTCACTCAAGACACCATCCTCGATACCTATAAGGAAGTCGTGGCCAGCTTGTTCAACCCCCGTGCGGTCTTTTACCGCCGCAGCATCGGCTACCGGGATCAGGACGTCGTCATGTGCGTGCTCTGCCTGAACATGATCGACGCCCGTACAAGCGGGGTATTGTACACCCAGGACCCCAATGAGCCGGAAAACCGGAAGTTGATCATCAGCGCGGCCTGGGGCCTGGGCGTGAGTGTAGTGGATGGCTCCATGCCCACCGATTTATGGCGGATAACTCCTGGAGAGGCTAAGACGGAGTACAGCGGGGTGCGCAAAGCCCGACGGATTGCCATGAACCCCGAGGGAGGAATCCACGACGTGGCGGTGGAGGAACACCTTCAGGATCAACCCTGCCTGAATGGCGACGAGGTCCGCGCTTTGGCCAACTACGGTTGGACCCTGGAGAAGCACTACAAGCGCCCCCTGGATATTGAATGGGCCATGGATCAGTCCGGCAAGCTCTTCATTCTACAGGCCCGCCCACTGAACTTGATGCTGCCGGCGCAGGCCACCCAAGCCTGCACCGAAGAAGCAACCACGGCCATGGAAGGGCATGACATCCTGCTGTGCGGCGGAGCTACGGCGTCTTCAGGCACGGCCTGCGGTCAGGCCATTGTCCTCAAGAGCGAGCACGACCTGGCTGCCGTACCCGAAGGAGCGATCCTGATCGCCCCACAGACTTCCCCCAGCTATGTCCCCCTGATGGGCAAAATTCGAGGGATCATCACCGACGTGGGCAGTGTCACCGGCCACATGGCCTCCGTGGCCCGCGAGTTTGGCATCCCGACCCTGGTGGGCACGGAGATCGCCACCAGCATCATTCCGCACGGCGAGGAAATCACTCTGGACGCCTCTCGTCGCACCGTTTATGCCGGGCGGGTCATGAACCTGATCCAGGCCAAGCCGCGTACAAACCTCATGAAAGGCAGTCCGCTGTTCCGCCTTGTCAAGGAAACATTGCAAAAGGTCGTCCCCCTGAATCTGATCGATCCCAAACACGACGATTTTTGCCCCAAAGGCTGCCTGACCTTGCACGATGTGGTCCGCTTCACCCATGAAAAGGCCATGGCCGAGATGTTCCGCATCAACGAAGACATTCAAGAGGGCATCCACCTCGCGGTCAAATTGAAAACATCTCTGCCGCTGAACACCTATATTCTGGATCTGGACCGCGGATTCAAGAACTTCCCCGTATCCGGGATTGTGGAACTGGAGCAGATCGCCTCCCGGCCGTTCCTGGCCCTGTTTCGGGGCATGGAGCATCCCGGCGTGCAATGGAAGGGGCCGGTGAGAGAGTATCCGTCCTGCTTCGCCATGGACCTCCCCGAGCCAACCCCGGACGACCCGAACCAGGAAAGTACCTCGGGCGGACCGAACTACGCCTTCATTTCCGACGACTATTTGCATTACAATGCCCGGCTGGGCTACCATTTCGTGACCATTGACACCTACTGCGGCCAACAGGTCAACGACAACTACATTACCTTTTCTTTCAAGGGTGGGGCCGCGGACGTTTCCCGGCGCACCAGACGTGCGCTGATGATCGCGGCCATCCTCAAACGCCTGGGACTGCGGGTGGAACAGACAGGAGACTTTGTGCATGGGGAAATCAAGAAATACGATCATCCCCGCATGGAAGAGAAACTGGATTTTATCGGCCGACTTATGGGCTCGGTGCATCTTCTGGACATGGTCCTCACCGACGACGCCCAGATCCCCTGGTACGTGGAGCAGTTTTTCAAGGGCAACTATTCCTTCAAGCCGTAA
- a CDS encoding aspartate carbamoyltransferase catalytic subunit, producing MLWPHKDLLCISQLKTAEILHVFEMARRFAEINTRPVKKVPILKGKSVILFFVEPSTRTKTSFDIAGKRLSADTYSLAASSSSLRKGENLKDSALTLQAMHPDALVLRHQQSGASEFLAQRLSCSVINAGDGWHAHPTQALLDGFSLSEAWGDDMSGKTVLIVGDIAHSRVARSDVLLFTALGAQVRLCAPRTLLPAGVRQWPVEIFSNLAEACRGVDAVICLRLQLERQKAGLLPDLREYARTYGLGAGHLNRANPGVLVMHPGPMNRGVEIDAALADAENSLILDQVSAGVATRMALLFLFLTRKDASDSGDGPSGRSESHQPHPPLLQED from the coding sequence ATGCTTTGGCCCCACAAGGATCTGCTCTGCATTTCACAGCTGAAAACGGCTGAAATTCTGCATGTTTTTGAGATGGCTCGCCGCTTTGCCGAGATCAACACCCGGCCGGTGAAAAAGGTGCCCATACTCAAGGGCAAAAGCGTCATCCTGTTTTTTGTCGAGCCGAGCACGCGAACCAAGACCTCCTTCGACATTGCCGGAAAGCGGCTTTCCGCGGACACCTACTCCTTGGCCGCCTCATCCAGCAGTCTGCGCAAAGGCGAGAATCTCAAGGATTCCGCTTTAACCCTGCAGGCCATGCATCCGGACGCCCTGGTCCTGCGTCACCAACAAAGCGGGGCCAGCGAATTTCTGGCCCAGCGGCTGTCATGCTCGGTGATTAATGCCGGGGACGGCTGGCATGCCCACCCGACGCAGGCCTTGCTGGATGGATTTTCCTTGAGTGAGGCCTGGGGGGACGACATGTCCGGAAAGACGGTGCTGATTGTCGGAGACATTGCCCACAGCCGCGTGGCTCGTTCCGACGTGCTGCTGTTTACGGCTCTGGGCGCCCAGGTCCGGCTTTGCGCTCCAAGAACACTGTTGCCCGCCGGAGTGCGGCAATGGCCGGTGGAGATTTTTTCCAACCTGGCCGAAGCGTGCAGGGGCGTTGACGCGGTCATCTGTCTGCGCTTGCAGTTGGAACGCCAGAAAGCCGGCCTTTTGCCCGACTTGCGGGAGTATGCCAGAACCTACGGCCTGGGAGCCGGTCACCTGAACAGGGCCAACCCCGGAGTGCTGGTGATGCATCCCGGCCCCATGAACCGGGGAGTGGAAATCGACGCTGCCCTGGCGGACGCGGAAAACAGTCTGATCCTGGATCAGGTCTCCGCCGGTGTGGCCACCCGCATGGCCCTGCTGTTTCTTTTTCTGACCCGCAAGGACGCTTCGGACTCAGGGGATGGGCCAAGCGGCCGAAGTGAATCCCATCAACCACACCCCCCGCTGCTCCAGGAGGACTAG